A genomic segment from Nicotiana tabacum cultivar K326 chromosome 9, ASM71507v2, whole genome shotgun sequence encodes:
- the LOC107806741 gene encoding uncharacterized protein LOC107806741, with protein sequence MDLAREKKIMLEDDKELTADDVMKRKNDEPTTKRAEVTAGRAKAVIEKEDEDAKDAPPELEKRVNAMIDVLKEVNLGIDEELSPTYLSDLLAIDEEIIYIELLKEFKDVFDWSYKEMPDLDPKVVVHHLAVKNNACPVKHAQMFFRPDLVPLIESEVNKLIESGFIREVMPFGLKNAGAIYQRSMQNIFDNLLHTNVKCYVDDLVVKSREKSYHLKDLRVVFKLLRRYQLRMNPLK encoded by the exons atggacttggcccGTGAAAAGAAGATAATGCTTGAAGATGACAAG gagctaacAGCTGATGATGTCATGAAAAGAAAGAACGATGAGCCCACAACTAAAAGAGCTGAGGTGACTGCTGGTAGAGCTAAAGCTGTTATTGAAAAG GAAGATGAGGATGCGAAAGATGCTCCCCCAGAACTTGAGAAACGGGTGAATGCAATGATTGATgtcttaaaagaagttaaccttggcatagatgaagaactaagtcCTACATACCTAAGTGATTTACTAGCAATCGATGAAGAAATCATTTATatcgagttactcaaggagttcaaGGATGTCTTTgattggagttacaaagagatgcctgaTTTGGACCCTAAAGTAGTAGTTcatcaccttgcagtcaagaATAACGCCTGTCCTGTTAAGCACGCCCAAATGTTCTTTAGGCcagacttggttcccttgatcgaaagtgaagttaacaaactcattgaatCTGGCTTTATTCgcgaa gtaatgccttttggcctGAAGAACGCTGGTGCTATTTACCAAAGGtctatgcagaatatttttgatAATCTTCTCCACACGAATGTCAaatgctatgttgacgacttggtggttAAATCAAGAGAGAAGAGCTACCACTTGAAAGACTTAAGAGTGGTGTTTAagttgctccggaggtaccaacttaggatgaatccattgaaatag